One window from the genome of Montipora foliosa isolate CH-2021 chromosome 5, ASM3666993v2, whole genome shotgun sequence encodes:
- the LOC138003747 gene encoding E3 SUMO-protein ligase NSE2-like, with the protein MPAHFRAVDNAVEKVTKVKEYVDNGISVTLDVALDLEEVCKDSEQIKELEDTMVQYIAMEREMDQWVKAVELAKTDFNRQYNASSDDIPNIEEIFKEKLGSLEAGNTDSDLESHLKVKEFRAKVWNIHHEGQPLPSANTQPLEDEDIIMSQVPEVQTKCPITLKEMVKPMKSKVCGHSYEHDAIMHHFDSRARSRAKCPVCGQQITKNDLEHNTVLEHDIKRKQRRK; encoded by the exons ATGCCTGCCCATTTTAGAGCTGTGGATAACGCTGTCGAGAAAGTTACAAAGGTAAAGGAATATGTAGACAATGGTATAAGTGTTACTCTTGATGTGGCCCTGGATTTGGAAGAGGTTTGCAAGGATAGCGAGCAAATCAAAGAACTGGAAGACACCATGGTTCAGTACATCGCAATGGAGCGAGAAATGGATCAGTGGGTGAAAGCAGTGGAACTTGCAAAGACGGACTTCAATCGGCAATATAATGCATCTAG TGATGACATCCCAAATATTGAGGAGATCTTCAAAGAAAAACTTGGCTCTCTAGAAGCTGGAAATACAGATTCTGACTTAGAGAGCCACCTgaaagttaaagaatttagagCAAAAGTATGGAATATTCACCATGAAGGCCAACCTTTGCCAAGTGCAAATACACAGCCGCTTGAAGATGAAGACATTATAATGTCACAG GTGCCTGAGGTTCAAACCAAATGCCCCATAACATTAAAGGAGATGGTGAAGCCAATGAAGAGTAAAGTTTGCGGTCATAGCTATGAGCACGATGCCATTATGCACCACTTTGACAGTCGAGCTCGCAGTCGAGCAAAGTGTCCTGTCTGTGGGCAGCAGATCACCAAAAATGACTTGGAACACAATACAGTGTTGGAACATGATATTAAAAGGAAACAGAGAAGAAAGTGA